Genomic segment of Apium graveolens cultivar Ventura chromosome 7, ASM990537v1, whole genome shotgun sequence:
ATCTGTGATATCTGAATTAAGGGAACGGTTACAGTCACATTCAATGAGATCATACAGATCAAGATTTCAGAGGTATTTATATACTTAAAATTTCTTGGTCATACTGCGAGGGAACTACATAGCCTAATCAAAATTACAGGCTAGCAATCACATGTCTTTTTCTTTGTAGCCAATTATCATCTGAACTTTAGCGTTTTACTATTAGAAAAGGGGATATGTGAATCTTCATGTTGGATCACCCTAACAATTTGTCTATAGATCACCCCAACAATTTAATGTTGGATGTTCTTGTAACTATTAAACCATGTAGATGTGACCTACAACTTGAACACAAGCATTAATCAAGTttcatgttctttattttctttgCTTTAATTATAAGAGATATTTGTACTACAACTTACCAAATTTGACATACTCGTTCAATTATGCAGGTAGATTATGTTTACATGGTTGGACTgtctttaaaaaaataatatcaattatTAAGATGATTTATACCCTAGCTTGGTTAGGCTTGCTGCATATCCCTTGTTGCGTTACAATTATATACGTCGAATGATCTCCATTATTTCAATGTGCTTTCATGTATTATATGTCCGGAACAATGGATTGAGATGAATACTTGAACTCCTTTGTGATGTTCAATTTGTACTCGTGAATTTTTCATCAAAACTTTGTTTAGGTCATTCATCTTTTAgcaattaaaaatataatttggGCCAAGTAACTTGGTACCAGAAGTATTCGATTTTCAAACATCATTGAAGTATCAGTCTTGTTTGTAATCTGGTATCATCAGAGCAATTGATTTATAATCGTAGGAATCGTAGTAGATCTTTATTCATTGCGATTGAAGGTATAGGTATCAGCATGCATTTTTTTTGTGGGCCCAATCATTTCTTCAGTATTCATATCTTGCCACAAATCCTAAATGTCATGGTTAAATTTTGTTTTCAGGATTTTTGATGTTTGCATGAATGATAGTTCTTCGACATTTTTGGGGATAGATCAGCTACAGCAATTTCCTCAGCTACAAAAATGGCTAGGTAGTTCTGTTGCTGGTGGTGTTGAGCTTGGGCATATTGTGGAGTCTCCTGTCATTCGTACAGCAACTTCTGTTGCTCCTCTAGGATGGACTGGTATTCCTGGTGAGAAGAATGCAGATGCCTTAAAAGTAGATATTACTGGTATTAGGTTACATCTCTGTTCGCTGGTTCAGGCTCGAGTGAATGGTATCTGGTACTCTCTTTTTTCCCTTCTCTATATTTATGCATTAACATATATAGTTCATATGTGTATATTAGGATATAAATGAGCCAAACTTGTTTGCTTTGTAACTGGCATGctcacttttcaacatattggTTCGTTCTTCTTTATTGGATGGGATTTTTTTTGCGCTACTTGCTTCGTATTTGAGAGGGTTGCCATATTCCATAGAGTGTGTGTAGACTGCATTAAACTCTGCACCCTGATAAGAGGGTTGCTGTTTTCAATAGACTATTTTATAGGAAGTCAAGAGATATGTAAAAGATAAATAGTGACCAAGCTCCTGAAAAATCAGAATGGCTTGTTGCCTTTTTTACTCTTGAATTGTAGTATCAATACAGGTAACCGAATTATTCAAGACTGGACAATCTGATACCGTCTTATATGCTAGTCCTGTGAATGCATGCCATTTTTGAGTAAACGCTTGGACTTTAAATAACATGAATCACCTTTCTTTCATATATTGTATTTTTTCGCTAATTTTTCCTTCTTATAATGTTGCTGTAAACCATTGTTTAATATTAAACTGGCAATGCGTACCTTATTTAAAAGATGATTTGCGTCATGTACATCTAATTTAGACAAATCAGGGAATATTAGTTTATTGTATTAAACAAATTTTATCTAAATGATCTAGTGTTTTTCATTATATTTTGTAGTTCATATCATCTCACTTATTATCATATGTATTTATACTATACCACTAAACCCGAGTTCAGTCCTTTGTACCGGGTAAAAGTAATAAAAATTTGTATCAGTTGGTCTTGTGGGATAggttaaaataataaaatatggacttaaaatttttggattttaatatatatatatatatattatattgatCTTTTGGGCCAGGAAAAGATTTGTGATACTTAAAAAACTTTTTAAAGGTAGGATCTTAGATGGTATATATACTTGAGTGATTGGGTTATACAAATAACATCCCAATGAAAATAAGATCCTATATAGTTAGTATATAAGAAATATCTATATTTAAATATATAGTTTCTTTTAAAAAGATGGGCTTTTAAATAGGAAGTATAATTTTTGGCTTGTAGACTATAGCAGAATAGTCAACTAGAACTCCTTTCAACACCCCGTCATAACAAACATGCATATGAGACAACTATGTTGGGGCAGGGGTTGATCTGATTAACACTTCTGTGAAGAGCTCTGAGTTTGATTATTCGTCAAATGCCAACCATCATGTATGCTGAATCACTCCTGCACAATTATGAAAGAAAGATCAAGTTATTTACTTTGACTGTTACATACATAAAGCCATTAACTCTATCAACTACAGTTTGTTGGACTACTCTGTCTGCGATGCATCATTTTTTTCCTTGTCTTGATTAGGTGCTCAACCACTGTGGAATCATTTCCTCCTGAACCAATGTGTACCTCAAATCATCATGACCTGAAGCCAGATATACAACGCATACGAATAGTGGTGGGGCCTCCTCTGAAACGGCCTCCAAAGAACCAGATGTTGATTGATTCATTATTATCAGACTTTCCTTCAGCTGATTCAAATCCTACCGATCTAAGAAAAAAACAGAATGTCTGTGCATCTCATGTAGGAAAGTTCATCTGCCCCAAAGGTTTAGATGATGTTGTTGTCTTTTGTACTACTGATTTCTCAACCATCTTCAAAGAGGTCCATGTTAGAACTCGCAGGGTGCAATTGATTGGTCTTGAGGtattcttggacaaagacttttTTCCTTGCAACAGCTAAATGatttacatatatataatttatgtgtAGAAGTAATGACTTAGTGGTGGTGTAGGGTGCTGGTAAAACTTCTCTTCTCAAGGCAATAATGGCCAAGGGCAGGCTTCCTGCGGCTGCTCGTGCTGAAGATATGCATGTGGATTTTGATGAAGGTGTTTCTGGTGGTCTGTGCTACTCAGATTCAGCAGGAATAAGTCTGCAGGTTCATCTTTTTATTATATCTATAATGTAAACTCTTTGGTTTAGTTTGTCCTTTCGTGTTTTATTATGTCTCCTCAATTACTTGAGATATCTTCCAAAGCTTTGCAGTATAATTTTGTGCAGAAGTCTTTCATATAATTTTTTTGGGAAAAAAACATCATCAAAATATTATTtccatattttaaaataaatctcAGTTCTTGCATCCTATAAAAATATCTCTTTAGTGTGTTTTATTACTTTAATTTTCTTTTGAAAAGCATCTCCCTTATCAGTAttagtattttttttattattatcaaaaTGCTCTCCATATCACATAAATTTTTGAACAATGGCAAATAGGTACCTTCTTTTAATTTTTGATTAACCCGCTTTAATAGTTTAACAATTTGTTTGGTTTTGTTGTAATGCAGGATCTGAGTAAGGAGGTCTCTGCTTTCAGGGATAAGCTGTGGATGGGAGTTCGTGATCTTAGTAAAAAAATAGACTGTATTATTCTTGTGCATAATCTATCTCATGAAATTCCCCGATGCAGTCAAGCAAGTGCACAGGAACAACCGGCACTCTCCCTTCTACTAGACGAGGCCAAAGCACTTGGAGTCCCTTGGATCCTGGCAATAACGAACAAATATTCTTTAAGCGCACATCACCAAAAAGCAGCAGTTGACGCTATCCTACAAGCATACCAAGCATCTCCCAGTAGAACTGAAGTTATCGATTCATGTTCACATGTACCCAGTGTTGCAAATACTACTTCATCCGTACTTTCTACTGGAAGAGATTTTGATGCCAAGTTGGCTGCGTTGAATCTAATTTTTGCTCCTATAAATTTGGTTCGTAGGCCTTTTCAAAATAAATCACCCAGTCTTCCTGTTGAGGGTGTAAGTGCTCTATTTCGAATTGTTCAACGTGTTCTTCGAGAACATGAGGAAGCTGCTTTGCAGGTAAAGCATGAGACATACTATCAAAGTCGTGTTAATTGTAAGCATAAAACATAAGTAATAAAATTCTTTAGAAGAAAGCTAGGCCAAAAGCTTAACACAATTAGAACCTTTTGCACGTAAAATTTTACATTACCTGTTTTTTAAAAAGCTACATAACTTTGGATGCAGTATTGTTTTTATAACTTATATATGCtccaattaattatttttaaggtTATCTCTTTCATCTCATTAAACCAAGGGGTCCAGATGTCACACATTCACACACTTATGAACTGCATAGATATTCTGTGACATACTGATATAGAATTAATCTTATTGACACTGTTATCTGGAATTGGTTTAATATCTTTGAGGGAAAAGGTTGATTTTTTTTATAACTATTGAAGGAGCTTGCTAGAGATAGACTTCTGTTGGAGTCTGCACGAGAACATGCTGTTGCTGTGGATGCAATTCGGGAAGCACAGGCTAGGGCTAACTCTTTGACTGCTGCAGCGGTTGGTGGTTCTCTTGGTGCTGGTCTTGGCGTTGTTATGGCAATTGCTATGGGTGCTGCATCTGCCTTGAGAAAACCATGAGCTCTTAAGTTATGGAGAATTGCTCTTTAAATAGTTTGAGTAAGCTAGTCATAGGAAGTTACTGCTGAAAATGttgttaatttttttattatatttatattctagattaacatcgaattttatattttttaaaataaaaatttacaatTTATGATGAGATTCTATGATAAAAACAATGGTTATCCACGGTTTTCCATATAAGATGGTTCTCCACGGAGTAAAgacctatatatatatttatattaaacaGAGAAAAAGGCCCCATATATCATTAGTTGAGGGAGAATGACCCTGAATGTCACTTTAGTAAAATATGACCATAAATGTCACACCAAAATGGAGTATCGTTTGCCGTTTATAAACGAAAGTGTGTGTTAGgttttcaaatttttaactttTGAAAAAGTGAAAATGCAACCTCCTAACATGTTTCTATCATCCTAAACTTGGTTTCAACTTCCGTTTTTCTTTTTTAACATTAAAAAATGGAcctaaattttaataattttttacatttcaggtttcaccaatccccttttggattttagaaatattaaaaaataatatcaataaaatatataccGATTTAGGATTTAAGTCCTAAACCCTAGAGTCTAAACCCTAATTTATTCTAGGGTTTAGTGCatgtaattattaattatttttaatgttTTAGGTTTCACCAATTCTCAATTtgtgttttaaaaatattaaaatatttatatatattaataaaatgcaaacaaaaaaaataaagttttgAACTTGAAAACATCAGGTTATctaaattaatataaattaatttatGAATTCATCAAATACTAATTTAGATAAACGAAAAATATGTGTAAATAAAATCTAAAAAAGGAGGAAACATATGTAATTTATAGTCCACTATTTTGTTGATTATGATAAAGCTAGCAATATTTTTGTTGTAATGGTTAGACTCAATTTTTTATTTATGTAAATTCATAGTCATGTTATACAAAAATAACGAGATTAAAAAGTGAGAATACCTTTGTCAATAGTTAGGGCAATACAGAAGAAAATTACTATTAGAGCATTTGAAAATAGAGACTTCCCATTGTATATTTGACTTGCTCTTGTGCAGAGTCGGAAGATCCAGAAGAACGATATAATGTAATTTATTGCATATGAGTAATatcatataatttatatttatagtagaaATCTATCAAGATATTTTACTAAATGGATATTACATTAAATCTTATAGATTTCATTTCTGATTTATCTGAAATGATAAAATTTTCGCATATAGTAAAATCTTGAAGATTCGTAATCTACAAAACTTATATTAGAAAAAGCTTAATAATTTGCATTTATCATATAAATATATCGTATATTTAGATTTTATTTGATACTCAATAAAATTGTTACTTAAATGAAAATCTCTTACTTAATTAGATATTATGTAAATCTTTGGGATTTGATTATTGAATTTTTACAATTTAATCGTTCAGAATTCATTAATCTTTAAAATGAAATCTGAAAGATTAAATCGTAAAATTCAATAATGAAATCCGAAATATTTATATGATATATAATCTTAAGTAAGAGATTTTCATTTAGGGTATCAATTTTATCGAATatctaataaaatataaaacaacaATATATTTATATGATAAAGgcaaattattaatatttttctaatataagtttagtatattatgaattttcaaGATTTTATTGTATGCGAAAATTTATTCTTCCGGACAAACCGGAAAtaaaatctgaaatatttaatgtaatattcgttaagtaaaatattttactagttttctactataaatataaatgatATGCTATTACTCATATGCAATAATTTACATTATATCATTCTGTTAGTTATGCAATGCACACAGAGGCTGGGAGGGGTGAATGTGTGACTCTTGATTTTTCTTACTTAAAATTAAGTTATGCATTTTCGTACTCTTGAACTTAGCA
This window contains:
- the LOC141671330 gene encoding uncharacterized protein LOC141671330 — encoded protein: MDWSLQQKVESWIREQRLKISWAVKWPVVVINWPWTSGQQQRKRIKEEFEKRKRQLVNLCHAVKADSISDLQDILCCMLLSECVYKRPDTELLRSVNKFKADFGSQIVSIDRVQPSSDHVPHRYLLAEAGDTLYASFVGTKQYKDVMVDANILQGAIFHEDDLEDLNGSKTSESVDFDSQNKNADDLVNSHEVRQLKSSVKPAAHRGFMARAKGIPALELYRLAQKKNRKLVLCGHSLGGAVAVLATLAILRVIAASSSTKESEKVQVKCITFSQPPVGNAALRDYVNRKDWQHYFKTYCIPEDLVPRILSPAYFHHYNTQIPPVRAGDDDETSSLLIPRSENKLDNRKPEKLRESNGEQLVLGLGPMQSSFWRLSKLVPIEAVRRQIYRFKEKADDPPVMSVSSDPSRASSIEDVVAAPQSLEIQEDSDGISLKPISEKKREPPGGSKTEKSFGKISRTGGDSRTWRRVPYLPSYVPFGQLYLLGSSSVEALSGAEYSKLTSVKSVISELRERLQSHSMRSYRSRFQRIFDVCMNDSSSTFLGIDQLQQFPQLQKWLGSSVAGGVELGHIVESPVIRTATSVAPLGWTGIPGEKNADALKVDITGIRLHLCSLVQARVNGIWCSTTVESFPPEPMCTSNHHDLKPDIQRIRIVVGPPLKRPPKNQMLIDSLLSDFPSADSNPTDLRKKQNVCASHVGKFICPKGLDDVVVFCTTDFSTIFKEVHVRTRRVQLIGLEGAGKTSLLKAIMAKGRLPAAARAEDMHVDFDEGVSGGLCYSDSAGISLQDLSKEVSAFRDKLWMGVRDLSKKIDCIILVHNLSHEIPRCSQASAQEQPALSLLLDEAKALGVPWILAITNKYSLSAHHQKAAVDAILQAYQASPSRTEVIDSCSHVPSVANTTSSVLSTGRDFDAKLAALNLIFAPINLVRRPFQNKSPSLPVEGVSALFRIVQRVLREHEEAALQELARDRLLLESAREHAVAVDAIREAQARANSLTAAAVGGSLGAGLGVVMAIAMGAASALRKP